CGCCGCCTGAAAACACAACCAAATGCCAATACCATAGGCAAAAAAACCTTCAAAATACTTTTCTTTATTGACCGCTTTACGACCCAGCATTAACGCTTTTATCACAACAATACTACTCAACAACAACACCGCGCTTATACCAATGAAACCGAACTCTTCCGCTAAAACAGCCATAACAAAATCGGTATGTGCTTCTGGAAGGTACTCTAATTTTTGAATGCTATTCCCTAACCCTTGGCCTGTCACTTCTCCGCGCCCATAAGCCATTAGCGATTGGGTCAATTGATAGCCACTACCGAACGGGTCTTGCCACGGATCTAAAAAGCTTGTCACACGACGCCAACGGTAGGGTTCAAAAATAGCGAGCGATGATAGCGCAGCAACCCCAACTATCGCAATAGCTATGAATTGCCATAATTTGGCACCCGCTAAAAATAGTAGTCCGAAAGTAGTAACAAACATCACCACAACGGTACCTAAATCAGGCTGCATTAATAGCAACATCGCCAGCACACCAAAGACAACCAATGGCTTGAAGAAGCCTTTGATGTTCTCCATCACCTCATCACGGCGGCGCACTAAATAAGCGGCTAAGTAGCAAAAGAAAAATAATTTTGCAGGCTCTGCTGCCTGAATAGTGATTGGACCAACAACAATCCAGCGTGTTGATCCATTTACCGAACGACCTATTAACAGCACAACGACGAGCAAACCAATGCCCAGTAAGAGTAATCCGCCAGAATTTTTATGCCACCAACTCATTGGAATTTGTAGTGCACCAATGGCGATCACAATACTTAAGCCAATGTAAATGACGTGGCGGAAAACAAAATGAAAAGGATTATCAAACAAGCGCTCGGCGACAGGCATCGATGAGCTCGCCACCATCACCAAGCCAATCATATACATTGCAAACGCAAGAACAATTAAGCTTCGATCGAAGGTTACACTTGCATTGGAGTCCACAGTTAACCAATTAGGCAAACTTGGCCACTTAAATGAGCCAACAGTGATATTAACTGTCATGGCGCACCTCATTAACTGCGAGTACTTCGCGCACGAACACTTCACCACGTTCACTAAAGTTTTTAAACATGTCGATGCTTGCGCACGCTGGTGACAATAGAACAATGTCTCCTGAACGCGCTAGTTCTTTAGCTTTAGCTACCGCTAAGCGTAAATCAGCAACATTGATACTGTTGTCATGTAAAGCCGCTATTTTTTGCCCGTCTTTACCCAAAGTGATTAAACTATCTACCCATTCAGTCAATGGTGGTACTAGTGGTGTAAAGTCAGCCCCTTTTCCTTCACCGCCCGCAATCAATATTAGCCGTTGTGAATCATTAATTGTCGAGGCTAGCCCATTGATAGCCGCTATCGTAGCGCCTACATTGGTTGCCTTAGAGTCATTAATCCACAAGATACCGTCGGCGCTTTTTACCGGCTGACAGCGATGCGGCAGTGTTTCAAATGAGGTTAGTACTTTAACCATTTCCTTTATAGGCCAACCAACACTTTGACCTATCGCCAAGGCAGTTAAGCAATTTAGCGCATTGTGCATGCCTGCGATAGGTAAATCACGAATCGATATTAAAGGACTTACGCCATAGAATAGCCATATTTCGTCTTTGCAGTTATCTAAACCAAACTCTCCCATTGCTGGCTTATCACTTCCTATCGATGTGACAACCGCAGGCTCTGAGTGACTGAGAATGGACCTTGAAGCGGTTGGTATGGTAGCTTCATCATCACGATTATAAATCGCTGTACGGCATTGCTGATAGATTCGCTGTTTTATTGCACCATAGTTATTCATATCGTGATGTCTATCTAGATGATCATCACTTAAATTAAGCATCGCGCCAGCAACAGCGTCCATACTCGTCATGGTTTCTAGTTGGAAACTAGATAATTCAAGAATAAGCAGCTCAGGCTGTTCATCGATGGTATCTAGTACTGGTACTCCAACATTACCGCCAAGCTGTGTGCTGTGCCCCAGCTGTTTACCGATATGATCAACAAGAGAAACCACTGTTGATTTACCGTTTGAGCCCGTTACTGCAACAGTCGGTGTTTGAGTCAGGCGACAATAAAGCTCGACATCACCCCATACTTGACAACTAGGAGAAATTGACTGATTTATCCCTGATGATTCTAAATCAATACCTGGGCTTACCAGCAAGATTTCAGCGCGTTCAATGAGTGACTGATCCCAATGCCCTTGAACTAAGGTGGCCTCAGGATACTGCCTACTAAAGATTTCTTCTTCAACAATATCGTCACGACTGTCATTTACCGCAAAAACAAACTGATGCGCGCTTAAAAAACGCACAAAAGACATCCCTGTTAGGCCAAGACCTAACACGACTATCTGTTTATTTCTTAATTGCGATAAACTATCCATCAAGTCCTTATCTCAACTTCAACGTCGCTAAACCAATCAACACTAACACCAACGAAATAATCCAAAAACGCACAATAACGCGCGGCTCTGGCCATCCTTTTAGTTCATAATGATGATGAATAGGTGCCATTCTAAAAATTCGTTCGCCTCGCAATTTATACGAGCCAACTTGTAAAATAACCGATAGGGTTTCCATCACAAAAACGCCACCCATGATAAACAACACCAGTTCTTGTCGAACTAAAACTGCGATAACACCTAATGCCGCGCCAAGTGCTAACGAGCCAACATCGCCCATAAAAACTTGCGCTGGATAAGTGTTAAACCATAAAAAACCAAGACCTGCACCAACGATGGCGGTACATACCACCACTAATTCGCTGGTCATGGAAATATGGGGAATGTTTAAATACGTTGAGAAATTGGCGTTACCTGTCATGTAAGCAAAAACTGCAAAAGCACCAGCAACCATAATGGTAGGTACAATCGCAAGGCCATCTAATCCGTCGGTTAAGTTAACAGCATTGCTGGTCCCCACAATGACAAAATAGGTCAATATAATGTAAATCAAGCCAAGTTGAGGCATCACGTCTTTAACAAATGGGATCAATAACGAGGTTTCTGCAGGATCTTGTGCCATGGCATACAAGAATATTGCTGTAGATAAACCAATCACGGTTTGCCAGAAATACTTCCACCTTGCTATCAGACCATTCGAGTCTTTTCGAATCACTTTTCTATAATCATCAACAAAGCCAATGATACCAAAGCTCACCACAACAAATAGCACAACTAAAACATAACGATTGCTTAAATCAGCCCAAAGCAACACGCTTGATACAATCGCCGCTAGAATTAAAATCCCACCCATTGTAGGTGTGCCAGACTTTGACAAATGACTCTCTGGTCCATCATCTCTAACCGTTTGGCCTATTTGCATACGCTGTAAATAGCGGATTAGTTTAGGACCAAAATACAAAGACATCACCAGTGCTGTCAGCGTGCTGATGATCGCTCTAAAGGTCAGGTATGAAAATACATTAA
This window of the Thalassotalea atypica genome carries:
- the murD gene encoding UDP-N-acetylmuramoyl-L-alanine--D-glutamate ligase gives rise to the protein MDSLSQLRNKQIVVLGLGLTGMSFVRFLSAHQFVFAVNDSRDDIVEEEIFSRQYPEATLVQGHWDQSLIERAEILLVSPGIDLESSGINQSISPSCQVWGDVELYCRLTQTPTVAVTGSNGKSTVVSLVDHIGKQLGHSTQLGGNVGVPVLDTIDEQPELLILELSSFQLETMTSMDAVAGAMLNLSDDHLDRHHDMNNYGAIKQRIYQQCRTAIYNRDDEATIPTASRSILSHSEPAVVTSIGSDKPAMGEFGLDNCKDEIWLFYGVSPLISIRDLPIAGMHNALNCLTALAIGQSVGWPIKEMVKVLTSFETLPHRCQPVKSADGILWINDSKATNVGATIAAINGLASTINDSQRLILIAGGEGKGADFTPLVPPLTEWVDSLITLGKDGQKIAALHDNSINVADLRLAVAKAKELARSGDIVLLSPACASIDMFKNFSERGEVFVREVLAVNEVRHDS
- the mraY gene encoding phospho-N-acetylmuramoyl-pentapeptide-transferase is translated as MLFWLSEYLTQYYSGFNVFSYLTFRAIISTLTALVMSLYFGPKLIRYLQRMQIGQTVRDDGPESHLSKSGTPTMGGILILAAIVSSVLLWADLSNRYVLVVLFVVVSFGIIGFVDDYRKVIRKDSNGLIARWKYFWQTVIGLSTAIFLYAMAQDPAETSLLIPFVKDVMPQLGLIYIILTYFVIVGTSNAVNLTDGLDGLAIVPTIMVAGAFAVFAYMTGNANFSTYLNIPHISMTSELVVVCTAIVGAGLGFLWFNTYPAQVFMGDVGSLALGAALGVIAVLVRQELVLFIMGGVFVMETLSVILQVGSYKLRGERIFRMAPIHHHYELKGWPEPRVIVRFWIISLVLVLIGLATLKLR
- the ftsW gene encoding cell division protein FtsW; the encoded protein is MTVNITVGSFKWPSLPNWLTVDSNASVTFDRSLIVLAFAMYMIGLVMVASSSMPVAERLFDNPFHFVFRHVIYIGLSIVIAIGALQIPMSWWHKNSGGLLLLGIGLLVVVLLIGRSVNGSTRWIVVGPITIQAAEPAKLFFFCYLAAYLVRRRDEVMENIKGFFKPLVVFGVLAMLLLMQPDLGTVVVMFVTTFGLLFLAGAKLWQFIAIAIVGVAALSSLAIFEPYRWRRVTSFLDPWQDPFGSGYQLTQSLMAYGRGEVTGQGLGNSIQKLEYLPEAHTDFVMAVLAEEFGFIGISAVLLLSSIVVIKALMLGRKAVNKEKYFEGFFAYGIGIWLCFQAAVNIGASAGIVPTKGLTMPLISYGGSSMIIMTIAFVILIRIDHEIRLQSIQATSAGKTQSKKGAKK